Proteins encoded by one window of Acidimicrobiia bacterium:
- a CDS encoding MazG nucleotide pyrophosphohydrolase domain-containing protein: MQISEFQQIMEDTYGTRDRARGVPASLAWLTEEVGELAQSLRKGSHADQQHEFADVLAWTFSLANQAGIDLEAAVDRYAHGCPKCMAVPCHCA; this comes from the coding sequence ATGCAGATCAGCGAGTTCCAGCAGATCATGGAAGACACATACGGCACGCGCGATCGCGCCCGTGGTGTTCCCGCTTCGCTCGCCTGGTTGACCGAAGAAGTCGGCGAACTCGCACAGTCGCTTCGCAAAGGGAGCCATGCGGATCAACAGCACGAGTTCGCGGATGTGTTGGCCTGGACCTTCTCGCTGGCAAACCAGGCCGGCATCGATTTGGAGGCGGCGGTCGACCGATATGCGCACGGCTGCCCCAAATGCATGGCGGTGCCCTGCCACTGTGCGTGA